Proteins from a genomic interval of Trifolium pratense cultivar HEN17-A07 linkage group LG6, ARS_RC_1.1, whole genome shotgun sequence:
- the LOC123891920 gene encoding uncharacterized protein LOC123891920: MAEQRTLRQLAAPDVNYNGLCIQYTDVDIPFELKSGLIHLLPKFHGLAGEDPHKHLKEFQVVCSTPLRPEGITEDHIKLRAFPFSLQGAAKDWLYYLEPNSVSTWNDLKKVFLERYFPASRAASIRKEICGLLPMDRNILDAASGGALVDKTPAAAKALIENMSLNSQQFTTRNNSASVNEIQSSSSSIKALETKFDARIDELTSLVKKLAVSKAQPAKVCGICTSSEHPTDTCPILQDETITELPQAYAAAALYNQNRYNNPDLSTNKYHPSWRNHQNLQYGNQSQAAAPAAPPATSSLEDLVKQLAQRTDASIQNLTTQMGQMANAIGQLQAQGSGNLPAQTVPNPNVNVSAITLRSGRVSEPAPEKKKKKTVASSSAPEPPSVTIETEPEKERVYVPPIPFPQRVQKNIKKTVEEDKEILDVFRKCAVNIPLLDAIKQIPKYAKFLKDLCTHKRKLKENERISLGRNVSAFIQPKTDSSANVSVISQTMPEKCDDPGVFAIPCSIGDRKFENCMLDLGAGINVMPTSIYNNLDLGPLQPTGLIVQLANRSNAHPARKVEDVLVQVNDLILPADFYILDMEGKTNSSRAPIILGRPFMRTARTKVDVYDGTMSMEFGDIVAKFNIFDAMKHPVEEHSVFYMDLVTNTNLCSVCAKIESGLQDNNIHTGEVVVNEAVCTVKVLDIPAAPTKYSHDKEKTTHFHDKMISKKKLFVGQKVLLFKSRLKDMVGKFRSKWIGPFVVTNVFPSGAIEIKSTGVAVGLPYAPH; this comes from the exons ATGGCTGAACAAAGAACACTAAGGCAACTTGCTGCTCCTGATGTCAATTACAATGGTCTATGCATTCAATATACTGACGTTGATATTCCTTTTGAATTGAAATCTGGTTTGATACATTTGTTGCCCAAGTTTCATGGTCTTGCAGGTGAGGATCCGCATAAGCATTTGAAGGAATTTCAGGTAGTTTGTTCTACACCATTGAGGCCTGAAGGTATCACGGAAGACCACATCAAGTTGAGAGCCTTTCCATTCTCGTTACAAGGTGCTGCTAAAGACTGGCTCTACTACCTTGAGCCAAATTCTGTTTCAACTTGGAATGATCTGAAGAAGGTCTTTCTAGAGAGATACTTTCCCGCTTCTAGAGCAGCatcaatcagaaaagaaatatgcg GGTTGCTACCAATGGATCGAAACATTTTGGATGCTGCAAGTGGTGGAGCACTTGTTGATAAAACTCCAGCTGCTGCAAAGGCCTTGATCGAAAACATGTCACTCAACTCGCAACAGTTTACAACTAGAAATAATTCTGCAAGTGTGAATGAGATTcagtcttcctcttcctccatcAAGGCGCTCGAAACCAAGTTTGATGCTAGAATTGATGAACTTACTTCCTTGGTGAAAAAGTTGGCAGTTAGCAAAGCTCAACCAGCAAAAGTGTGTGGTATTTGTACTTCTTCTGAGCACCCGACTGATACATGCCCCATTCTACAAGATGAAACAATAACTGAGCTTCCTCAAGCATATGCAGCAGCAGCCCTTTACAATCAAAACAGGTACAACAATCCTGACCTCTCCACCAACAAATATCACCCTAGTTGGAGGAATCATCAAAACCTCCAATATGGGAATCAGTCACAAGCTGCAGCCCCTGCTGCCCCACCAGCCACTTCTTCACTGGAAGACCTTGTCAAGCAACTGGCACAACGAACAGATGCTAGCATTCAGAACCTGACAACGCAGATGGGACAAATGGCCAATGCAATAGGCCAACTACAAGCTCAAGGCTCGGGTAACCTTCCTGCACAAACAGTGCCGAATCCGAATGTGAATGTGAGTGCAATTACTTTGAGATCCGGAAGAGTGTCAGAACCAGctccagagaaaaagaagaagaaaaccgttGCATCATCATCTGCTCCTGAACCTCCTTCTGTTACAATTGAGACCGAAcccgaaaaagaaagagtatatGTGCCACCAATTCCTTTTCCTCAAAGGGTGCAGAAAAATATCAAGAAGACAGTTGAGGAAGACAAGGAGATTTTAGATGTATTCAGAAAATGTGCGGTTAACATTCCTCTCCTTGATGCAATTAAACAGATTCCTAAATATGCAAAATTCCTGAAAGACTTGTGCACACACAAGAGGAAGTTGAAGGAAAATGAGAGAATCAGTTTGGGACGAAATGTTTCTGCTTTCATTCAGCCCAAAACTGATTCCTCAGCTAATGTCTCAGTTATCAGTCAGACCATGCCAGAAAAGTGTGATGATCCAGGAGTTTTTGCTATTCCCTGTTCCATTGGGGATCGCAAGTTTGAAAATTGTATGCTTGATCTGGGAGCAGGTATTAATGTTATGCctacttctatttataataaCCTTGATCTTGGTCCTTTGCAGCCTACAGGTTTAATCGTGCAATTAGCAAATAGGAGCAATGCCCACCCTGCTAGGAAGGTAGAAGATGTCCTAGTTCAAGTTAATGACTTGATTCTTCCTGCAGATTTCTACATTCTAGACATGGAGGGCAAAACTAATTCCAGCAGGGCACCCATCATTCTAGGCCGACCATTCATGAGAACGGCaagaacaaaagttgatgtttatGATGGAACCATGTCCATGGAGTTTGGCGACATTGTCGCTAAGTTTAACATTTTTGATGCCATGAAACATCCCGTGGAAGAACATTCTGTTTTTTATATGGATTTAGTTACTAACACTAACCTTTGCTCTGTTTGTGCTAAGATTGAATCTGGTTTGCAGGATAATAACATTCATACAGGTGAAGTTGTTGTCAATGAGGCGGTCTGTACGGTTAAAGTTCTTGACATTCCGGCTGCCCCAACCAAATACTCCCATGATAAAGAAAAGACTACGCACTTCCATGATAAGATGATTtccaaaaagaaattgtttGTTGGCCAAAAAGTCTTGCTGTTTAAGTCTCGCCTGAAAGATATGGTTGGTAAGTTTCGATCCAAGTGGATTGGCCCCTTTGTCGTGACTAATGTTTTTCCTTCTGGTgctatagaaattaaaagtacAG
- the LOC123892781 gene encoding geraniol 8-hydroxylase-like, with protein MEYQTLLLGITFVSATIFIFIIRKLSQTKKSTKLPPGPHPLPILGNILELGKSPHKTLTKLSKIYGPIMTLKLGTITTIVISSPQLAKQVLHENSQIFSNRTIPHSVYATEHYKFSITWLHPLSTSWKKLRRVCATKVFSPKHLDSTKVIRQQKLKELLDYVNEKCNRGEVFDIGKAVFITMLNSISNTFFSMDLSQITHDEKSQEFENIVRGIMEEAGRPNISDFFPILRPLDPQSVRARMTNHMKKLYEIIDGIIEDRICSRASKVDYEVCNDVLDSLLNNIGDTSSELSRNEMMHLFMDLFVGGIDTSSNTIEWIMAELLRHPDKLTKARKELCEAIGKDETLEESHISKLPYLQAVVKETFRLHPTVPLLIPHKCDENVNILGFNVPKNAEVLVNVWAMGRDPTIWENSTMFMPERFLECDINYKGNNFELIPFGTGKRICPGLSLAHRIVPLIVASLLRNFEWTLADGLMPENMNMDEQFGLSLKRVQPLRVQAT; from the exons ATGGAGTACCAAACACTTCTACTAGGAATTACCTTCGTAAGTGCAaccattttcatcttcattATTAGAAAATTAAGCCAAACTAAAAAATCTACAAAACTTCCACCAGGGCCACACCCACTCCCCATCCTAGGAAACATCTTAGAACTTGGCAAAAGCCCACACAAGACACTCACAAAACTCTCTAAAATCTATGGACCAATCATGACACTAAAACTAGGAACCATAACAACGATAGTAATCTCATCACCACAACTAGCCAAACAAGTCTTACATGAAAATTCCCAAATCTTTTCTAATAGGACAATCCCTCACTCTGTGTATGCAACCGAGCATTACAAATTCTCAATCACATGGCTTCACCCCTTATCAACATCATGGAAGAAACTTAGGAGAGTTTGTGCTACAAAAGTATTCTCTCCAAAACATCTTGACTCCACAAAAGTCATTAGACAACAAAAGTTGAAAGAATTATTGGATTATGTGAATGAAAAATGCAACAGAGGTGAAGTTTTTGACATTGGTAAAGCTGTTTTTATAACTATGCttaattcaatttcaaacaCTTTCTTCTCTATGGATTTGTCTCAAATCACACATGATGAAAAGTCTCAAGAGTTTGAGAATATTGTTCGGGGTATCATGGAAGAAGCTGGTAGGCCTAATATTTCAGATTTCTTTCCAATTCTCCGTCCATTAGATCCACAAAGTGTACGTGCAAGGATGACCAATCATATGAAGAAGTTGTATGAGATTATTGATGGAATTATTGAAGATAGAATTTGTTCAAGAGCTTCCAAAGTTGATTATGAGGTTTGCAATGATGTGTTAGATTCACTTCTTAACAATATTGGAGACACTAGTTCTGAATTGAGCCGCAATGAAATGATGCATTTGTTTATG GATTTATTTGTTGGTGGGATTGACACATCTTCAAATACAATTGAATGGATTATGGCTGAGTTATTACGTCACCCCGACAAATTAACAAAAGCAAGAAAAGAATTATGTGAAGCAATTGGCAAAGATGAAACACTTGAAGAATCACATATTTCCAAGCTACCTTACTTACAAGCAGTTGTGAAAGAAACATTTCGATTGCACCCTACAGTTCCATTATTGATACCCCACAAATGTGATGAAAATGTGAACATATTAGGCTTCAATGTCCCAAAAAATGCAGAAGTTTTAGTCAATGTGTGGGCCATGGGAAGAGATCCAACCATTTGGGAAAATTCAACTATGTTCATGCCTGAAAGATTTTTGGAGTGTGATATAAATTATAAGGGTAacaattttgagcttatacccTTTGGGACAGGCAAACGAATTTGTCCAGGATTGTCGTTAGCTCATAGGATTGTGCCTTTAATAGTGGCATCCCTTTTACGGAATTTTGAATGGACACTTGCTGATGGACTAATGCCAGAAAACATGAATATGGATGAACAATTTGGATTATCCTTAAAGAGGGTTCAACCTCTTCGAGTTCAAGCTACATAA